A section of the Myxocyprinus asiaticus isolate MX2 ecotype Aquarium Trade chromosome 40, UBuf_Myxa_2, whole genome shotgun sequence genome encodes:
- the LOC127430633 gene encoding transcription elongation factor SPT6 isoform X1, which produces MSDFIDSEAEESEEEFEEKDLKPKKTQRFMEDDEEEEEENTEDQDEHGNLRGLIDDGDVEEEVGHVERSGGEDSDSGEEVRHRRRKRSYDDYLDDDDLDLIEENLGVKVKRRKKKYSRVKTMDDEGEDDDKDQIAGEIFTGDGDGEVEEGEAVDTLHPGEEEEEEEDEESDIDDFIVDDDGQPITSKKKGKKFSGYTDAALQEAQEIFGGDFDFAEFDTEVYDHAEEEEEDQDDESWDRPKKQTKRRTGRRSIFEIYEPSELESSHMTDQDNEIRSTDMPERFQLRAIPVKPAEDDELEDEAEWIYRNAFSTPTISMQESTDYLDRGTTTNFSRKGPSTIAKIKEALNFMRNQHFEVPFIAFYRKEYVEPELNINDLWKVWQWDEKWTQLKTRKQNLTRLFQRMQSYQFEQISADPDKPLADSTRPLDTADMERLKDVQSLDELGDVYNHFLLYYGRDIPKMQNAAKATKKKLKKIKEVSEEDGEEAEVEEEEEEEEQKGPDLKLASRRDMYSICQSAGLDGLAKKFGLTPEQFGENLRDSYQRHETEQFPAEPLELAKDYVCSQFNSPEAVLEGARYMVAMQIAREPLVRHVLRQTFQERAKINIKPTKKGKKDIDEAHYAYSFKYLKNKPVKELSGDQFLKMCLAEEEGLLSIDICIDLVGVKGYGDQTYFDEIKQFYYRDEFSHQVQEWNKQRTLAIERALQHFLYPQMAKELKNKLIAEAKENIVKSCCKKLYNWLKVAPYRPDQQVEEDDDLMDESQGKGIRVLGVAFASGRDTPVFCSLINGEGEVVDFLRLPYFLKRRNAWREDEREKKLQDIENLKKFLLSKKPHVVAVAGENRDAHMVMEDIKRTISELEQDSSLPVVGVELVDNELAVLYMNSKKSEADFRDYPPLLRQAVSVARKIQDPLVEFSQVCSSDEDILCLKLHPLQEHVVKEELLGALYCEFINRVNEVGVDVNRAIAHPYTQSLVQYICGLGPRKGSHLLKILKQNNTRLENRTQLVTMCHMGPKVFINCAGFIKIDTASLGDSTDSYIEVLDGSRVHPETYEWARKMAVDALEYDESAEDANPAGALEEILENPERLKDLDLDAFAEELERQGYGNKGITLYDIRAELSCRYKDLRAPYRPPNTEEVFNLLTKETPETFYIGKLIICVVTGIAHRRPQGESYDQAIRNDETGLWQCPFCQQDNFPELSEVWNHFDSGSCPGQAIGVRTRLDNAVMGFIPTKFLSDKVVKHPEERVKVGMTVHCRIMKIDIEKFNVDLTCRTSDLSDKNNEWKLPKDTYYDFDTETDDIKQDEEHKKKQQRTTYIKRVIAHPSFHNINFKQAEKMMESMDQGDVVIRPSSKGENHLTVTWKVADGIYQHVDVREEGKENAFSLGHTLWINNEEFEDLDEITARFIQPMAAFARDLLGHKYFHECNGGDRKKMEELLIRSKKEKPTFIPYYVSACRDLPGKFLLGYQPRGKPRIEYVTITPDGFRYRSQIFPSVNGLFRWFKDHYQDPVPGITPTSSRTRTPASVNATPANINIADLTRAVNALPRNMTSQMFNAIAAVTGQGQNPNTTPAQWASSQYGYSGGSSAGGGGSSSAYHVFATPQQPMATPLMTPSYSYTTPGQQQAMTTPQYPSSTPQSSHGHHQHSSSTPSSSSSRVRTPQPKTSSHTAVDWGKMAEQWLQEKEAERRKQKTPRMTPRPSPSPMIESTPMSIAGDATPLLDEMDR; this is translated from the exons ATGTCTGACTTCATCGACAGTGAGGCTGAGGAGTCAGAGGAGGAGTTTGAGGAGAAGGACCTGAAGCCCAAGAAGACACAGAGATTTATGGAAGATGATG aagaggaggaagaagagaatACTGAAGATCAGGATGAGCACGGTAACCTGAGAGGACTTATCGATGATGGTGATGTGGAAGAGGAAGTAGGCCATGTAGAGCGAAGCGGGGGAGAGGACAGTGACTCTGGTGAAGAGGTCCGTCATCGCCGCAGGAAGCGAA GTTATGATGACTATCTGGATGACGATGATCTGGACCTCATCGAGGAGAATCTGGGAGTGAAAGTGAAAAGGAGG aaaaagaaatacTCACGTGTTAAAACCATGGATGATGAGGGGGAAGATGATGACAAAGATCAGATTGCTGGTGAGATCTTCACTGGGGATGGAGATGGAGAGGTGGAGGAAGGAGAGGCTGTGGACACGCTTCACCCaggggaggaggaagaggaggaagaagatGAGGAATCTG ATATAGATGATTTCATTGTGGATGATGATGGACAGCCCATAACATCAAAAAAGAAGGGAAAGAAATTCTCTGGCTACACTGATGC TGCTCTGCAAGAAGCTCAAGAGATTTTCGGGGGTGATTTTGACTTTGCTGAGTTCGACACTGAGGTGTACGATCAtgcagaagaggaagaggaggatcaAGATGATGAGTCATGGGATCGGCcgaaaaagcagacaaagaggaGAACTGGCCGTCGTAGCATTTTTGAGATCTATGAACCCAGTGAGCTGGAGAGCAGCCACATGACTGACCAGGACAATGAGATCCGCTCTACAGACATGCCAGAAAGATTCCAA TTGAGGGCCATCCCTGTGAAACCTGCTGAGGATGATGAGCTGGAGGATGAAGCTGAATGGATCTACAGGAATGCCTTTTCCACACCAACCATCTCTATGCAG GAGAGCACAGATTACCTGGATCGTGGGACAACCACCAATTTTAGCAGGAAGGGCCCTAGTACCATTGCTAAGATCAAAGAGGCCCTAAACTTTATGAGGAACCAGCACTTTGAG GTCCCCTTCATTGCTTTCTACAGGAAGGAGTACGTGGAACCAGAGCTAAACATTAATGATCTATGGAAGGTGTGGCAGTGGGATGAGAAG TGGACCCAGCTGAAGACCAGGAAGCAGAATCTGACACGTCTTTTCCAGAGAATGCAGTCTTATCAGTTCGAGCAGATCTCAGCTGACCCAGACAAGCCACTGGCCGATTCGACTCGTCCCCTAGACACTGCTGATATGGAGAG ACTGAAAGATGTCCAGTCTCTTGATGAGCTGGGGGATGTTTACAACCACTTCCTGCTGTACTATGGCAGAGACATTCCTAAAATGCAAAACGCAGCCAAGGCCACCAAGAAGAAACTGAAAAAGATCAAGGAAGTGTCAGAGGAAGATG GTGAAGAGGCAGaagtggaggaggaagaggaagaagaggagcaAAAGGGGCCAGATTTGAAACTAGCCTCCCGCAGAGATATGTACAGCATCTGCCAGAGCGCTGGCCTTG ATGGTCTTGCAAAGAAGTTTGGTCTCACCCCAGAGCAATTTGGAGAGAACTTGCGAGACAGTTATCAGAGGCACGAAACTGAGCAGTTCCCTGCAGAGCCTTTGGAGCTGGCCAAGGACTATGTGTGCAG CCAATTCAACAGTCCTGAGGCTGTTCTGGAAGGCGCTCGCTACATGGTGGCCATGCAGATTGCCCGTGAACCTCTGGTCAGGCACGTGCTCAGACAGACCTTCCAGGAAAGGGCCAAGATTAACATCAAGCCAACTAAGAAGGGCAAGAAG GACATTGATGAGGCACACTATGCCTATTCTTTCAAGTACCTGAAGAACAAGCCTGTGAAGGAGCTCAGTGGAGATCAGTTCTTGAAGATGTGCCTGGCTGAGGAGGAAGGCCTGCTTTCCATAGACATCTGCATTGATCTTGTGGGAGTCAAAGG GTATGGAGATCAGACCTACTTTGATGAGATTAAACAGTTCTACTACAGAGATGAGTTCAGTCACCAGGTGCAGGAATGGAACAAGCAGAGAACGCTGGCCATTGAACGAGCCCTGCAGCATTTCCTATATCCTCAGATGGCCAAAGAACTCAAGAACAAGCTCATCGCAGAAGCCAAGGAGAATATCGTGAAG TCATGCTGCAAGAAGCTGTATAACTGGCTGAAGGTGGCACCATATCGGCCTGATCAGCAGGTGGAGGAGGATGATGACCTTATGGATGAGTCACAGGGAAAGGGTATCCGTGTGCTCGGGGTGGCCTTTGCTTCTGGCAG AGACACACCAGTGTTCTGCTCTCTTATTAATGGTGAGGGAGAGGTTGTGGATTTCCTCAGACTTCCTTATTTCCTGAAGAGGAGAAATGCATGGAGAGAAGATGAAAGggagaaaaag CTTCAAGACATTGAAAACCTCAAGAAATTCCTCCTTAGTAAGAAGCCACATGTTGTTGCTGTTGCCGGGGAGAATCG GGATGCTCATATGGTGATGGAGGACATTAAACGCACCATCAGTGAGCTGGAGCAGGACTCCTCTCTTCCTGTGGTGGGAGTAGAACTGGTTGACAATGAACTGGCTGTGCTTTATATGAACAGCAAGAAATCTGAG GCGGACTTCAGggactacccacctctgctgcgACAGGCTGTGTCTGTGGCTCGCAAGATTCAGGACCCCCTGGTGGAGTTTTCCCAAGTGTGCAGCAGCGATGAGGACATCCTGTGTTTAAAATTGCATCCCCTGCAG GAGCATGTGGTGAAAGAAGAGCTGTTGGGGGCTCTGTACTGTGAGTTCATAAACCGTGTGAATGAGGTTGGTGTGGATGTGAACCGAGCCATTGCTCACCCCTACACACAGAGCCTGGTCCAGTACATCTGTGGTCTGGGACCTAGAAAAGGCTCGCACCTGCTCAAG ATTCTCAAACAGAACAACACTAGGCTAGAGAACCGGACCCAGTTGGTCACCATGTGCCATATGGGACCCAAAGTCTTTATCAACTGTGCTGGCTTCATCAAGATTGACACTGCCTCTCTTGGAGACAG CACTGACTCCTATATCGAGGTCTTGGATGGTTCCCGAGTGCACCCTGAAACATATGAGTGGGCACGTAAAATGGCAGTGGATGCTCTGGAGTACGACGAGTCGGCAGAAGATGCTAACCCAGCTGGAGCGCTAGAGGAGATCCTAGAGAACCCGGAGAGGCTGAAAGACCTGGATCTGGATGCCTTTGCCGAGGAGCTGGAGAGACAG GGTTATGGTAATAAGGGGATCACACTTTATGACATCCGTGCAGAGCTTAGCTGTAGATATAAAGATTTGAGAGCCCCGTACAGGCCTCCTAACACTGAAGAGGTCTTCAACCTGCTCACCAAGGAGACACCTGAGACCTTCTATATTG GTAAACTGATCATCTGTGTGGTGACTGGCATTGCTCACAGACGGCCACAGGGTGAGAGTTACGACCAGGCCATCCGTAATGATGAAACCGGACTCTGGCAATGTCCTTTTTGCCAGCAGGACAACTTCCCTGAGCTCAGTGAG gtGTGGAATCACTTTGACAGTGGCTCCTGCCCTGGTCAAGCCATCGGTGTGAGAACCAGATTAGATAATGCCGTCATGGGCTTCATTCCAACCAAGTTTCTCAGTGACAAGGTAGTCAAGCACCCCGAGGAGAGGGTCAAG GTTGGCATGACCGTGCACTGCCGCATCATGAAGATCGACATTGAGAAGTTCAATGTGGACCTCACCTGCAGGACATCCGATCTGAGCGACAAGAACAATGAGTGGAAGCTTCCCAAAGACACCTACTATGACTTTGACACTGAGACAGATGACATTAAACAGGATGAGGAGCATAAGAAGAAACAACAGAGAACCA CTTACATTAAGCGTGTGATCGCTCACCCGTCCTTCCATAACATCAACTTCAAACAAGCGGAGAAAATGATGGAATCTATGGACCAGGGTGATGTGGTTATTCGACCCAGCAGTAAAGGGGAGAACCACCTGACGGTTACATGGAAGGTGGCTGATGGGATCTATCAGCATGTGGATGTGCGTGAGGAGGGCAAAGAGAATGCCTTCAGCCTTGGACATACTCTCTGGATCAACAATGAG GAGTTTGAGGATCTGGATGAAATCACAGCCAGATTTATTCAGCCCATGGCTGCGTTTGCACGAGATCTGCTTGGTCACAAGTACTTCCATGAGTGCAATGGCGGTGATAGGAAG aaaatgGAGGAGCTCCTCATAAGGAGCAAGAAGGAAAAGCCGACATTCATCCCCTACTATGTTTCGGCTTGTAGAGACCTGCCAGGAAAATTTCTGCTGGGTTACCAGCCTAGAGGGAAGCCAAG GATAGAATATGTAACCATCACTCCTGATGGCTTTAGGTATCGTTCTCAGATATTCCCTTCAGTCAATGGTCTCTTCCGCTGGTTCAAGGACCACTATCAGGATCCTGTGCCAG GCATCACGCCAACCAGCAGCAGAACGCGAACACCCGCTTCAGTGAACGCCACACCTGCCAACATCAACATTGCGG ATCTGACTCGTGCAGTCAACGCTCTCCCACGAAACATGACGTCACAGATGTTCAACGCTATTGCAGCAGTGACGGGGCAGGGTCAGAACCCTAATACAACACCAGCCCAGTGGGCCTCCAGTCAGTATGGCTACAGTGGAGGCAGCAGCGCAGGAGGAGGCGGCAGCAGCAGTGCTTATCAT GTGTTTGCAACGCCCCAGCAGCCTATGGCGACACCCTTGATGACACCCAGCTACTCTTACACCACGCCTGGCCAGCAGCAGGCCATGACCACGCCCCAGTATCCCAGCAGCACCCCGCAGTCCTCGCACGGACACCATCAGCATTCTTCCTCCACTCCGTCATCCTCTTCATCCAGGGTCCGGACGCCACAGCCCAA GACAAGTTCCCACACTGCCGTGGATTGGGGTAAGATGGCCGAACAGTGGCTACAGGAGAAAGAAGCGGAACGGCGGAAGCAAAAGACGCCCCGCATGACGCCCCGACCTTCGCCCAGCCCCATGATCGAGAGCACACCCATGTCTATTGCTGGAGATGCCACCCCTCTCTTGGACGAGATGGACCGATAG
- the LOC127430633 gene encoding transcription elongation factor SPT6 isoform X2 encodes MSDFIDSEAEESEEEFEEKDLKPKKTQRFMEDDEEEEEENTEDQDEHGNLRGLIDDGDVEEEVGHVERSGGEDSDSGEEVRHRRRKRSYDDYLDDDDLDLIEENLGVKVKRRKKKYSRVKTMDDEGEDDDKDQIAGEIFTGDGDGEVEEGEAVDTLHPGEEEEEEEDEESDIDDFIVDDDGQPITSKKKGKKFSGYTDAALQEAQEIFGGDFDFAEFDTEVYDHAEEEEEDQDDESWDRPKKQTKRRTGRRSIFEIYEPSELESSHMTDQDNEIRSTDMPERFQLRAIPVKPAEDDELEDEAEWIYRNAFSTPTISMQESTDYLDRGTTTNFSRKGPSTIAKIKEALNFMRNQHFEVPFIAFYRKEYVEPELNINDLWKVWQWDEKWTQLKTRKQNLTRLFQRMQSYQFEQISADPDKPLADSTRPLDTADMERLKDVQSLDELGDVYNHFLLYYGRDIPKMQNAAKATKKKLKKIKEVSEEDGEEAEVEEEEEEEEQKGPDLKLASRRDMYSICQSAGLDGLAKKFGLTPEQFGENLRDSYQRHETEQFPAEPLELAKDYVCSQFNSPEAVLEGARYMVAMQIAREPLVRHVLRQTFQERAKINIKPTKKGKKDIDEAHYAYSFKYLKNKPVKELSGDQFLKMCLAEEEGLLSIDICIDLVGVKGYGDQTYFDEIKQFYYRDEFSHQVQEWNKQRTLAIERALQHFLYPQMAKELKNKLIAEAKENIVKSCCKKLYNWLKVAPYRPDQQVEEDDDLMDESQGKGIRVLGVAFASGRDTPVFCSLINGEGEVVDFLRLPYFLKRRNAWREDEREKKLQDIENLKKFLLSKKPHVVAVAGENRDAHMVMEDIKRTISELEQDSSLPVVGVELVDNELAVLYMNSKKSEADFRDYPPLLRQAVSVARKIQDPLVEFSQVCSSDEDILCLKLHPLQEHVVKEELLGALYCEFINRVNEVGVDVNRAIAHPYTQSLVQYICGLGPRKGSHLLKILKQNNTRLENRTQLVTMCHMGPKVFINCAGFIKIDTASLGDSTDSYIEVLDGSRVHPETYEWARKMAVDALEYDESAEDANPAGALEEILENPERLKDLDLDAFAEELERQGYGNKGITLYDIRAELSCRYKDLRAPYRPPNTEEVFNLLTKETPETFYIGKLIICVVTGIAHRRPQGESYDQAIRNDETGLWQCPFCQQDNFPELSEVWNHFDSGSCPGQAIGVRTRLDNAVMGFIPTKFLSDKVVKHPEERVKVGMTVHCRIMKIDIEKFNVDLTCRTSDLSDKNNEWKLPKDTYYDFDTETDDIKQDEEHKKKQQRTTYIKRVIAHPSFHNINFKQAEKMMESMDQGDVVIRPSSKGENHLTVTWKVADGIYQHVDVREEGKENAFSLGHTLWINNEEFEDLDEITARFIQPMAAFARDLLGHKYFHECNGGDRKKIQLWKN; translated from the exons ATGTCTGACTTCATCGACAGTGAGGCTGAGGAGTCAGAGGAGGAGTTTGAGGAGAAGGACCTGAAGCCCAAGAAGACACAGAGATTTATGGAAGATGATG aagaggaggaagaagagaatACTGAAGATCAGGATGAGCACGGTAACCTGAGAGGACTTATCGATGATGGTGATGTGGAAGAGGAAGTAGGCCATGTAGAGCGAAGCGGGGGAGAGGACAGTGACTCTGGTGAAGAGGTCCGTCATCGCCGCAGGAAGCGAA GTTATGATGACTATCTGGATGACGATGATCTGGACCTCATCGAGGAGAATCTGGGAGTGAAAGTGAAAAGGAGG aaaaagaaatacTCACGTGTTAAAACCATGGATGATGAGGGGGAAGATGATGACAAAGATCAGATTGCTGGTGAGATCTTCACTGGGGATGGAGATGGAGAGGTGGAGGAAGGAGAGGCTGTGGACACGCTTCACCCaggggaggaggaagaggaggaagaagatGAGGAATCTG ATATAGATGATTTCATTGTGGATGATGATGGACAGCCCATAACATCAAAAAAGAAGGGAAAGAAATTCTCTGGCTACACTGATGC TGCTCTGCAAGAAGCTCAAGAGATTTTCGGGGGTGATTTTGACTTTGCTGAGTTCGACACTGAGGTGTACGATCAtgcagaagaggaagaggaggatcaAGATGATGAGTCATGGGATCGGCcgaaaaagcagacaaagaggaGAACTGGCCGTCGTAGCATTTTTGAGATCTATGAACCCAGTGAGCTGGAGAGCAGCCACATGACTGACCAGGACAATGAGATCCGCTCTACAGACATGCCAGAAAGATTCCAA TTGAGGGCCATCCCTGTGAAACCTGCTGAGGATGATGAGCTGGAGGATGAAGCTGAATGGATCTACAGGAATGCCTTTTCCACACCAACCATCTCTATGCAG GAGAGCACAGATTACCTGGATCGTGGGACAACCACCAATTTTAGCAGGAAGGGCCCTAGTACCATTGCTAAGATCAAAGAGGCCCTAAACTTTATGAGGAACCAGCACTTTGAG GTCCCCTTCATTGCTTTCTACAGGAAGGAGTACGTGGAACCAGAGCTAAACATTAATGATCTATGGAAGGTGTGGCAGTGGGATGAGAAG TGGACCCAGCTGAAGACCAGGAAGCAGAATCTGACACGTCTTTTCCAGAGAATGCAGTCTTATCAGTTCGAGCAGATCTCAGCTGACCCAGACAAGCCACTGGCCGATTCGACTCGTCCCCTAGACACTGCTGATATGGAGAG ACTGAAAGATGTCCAGTCTCTTGATGAGCTGGGGGATGTTTACAACCACTTCCTGCTGTACTATGGCAGAGACATTCCTAAAATGCAAAACGCAGCCAAGGCCACCAAGAAGAAACTGAAAAAGATCAAGGAAGTGTCAGAGGAAGATG GTGAAGAGGCAGaagtggaggaggaagaggaagaagaggagcaAAAGGGGCCAGATTTGAAACTAGCCTCCCGCAGAGATATGTACAGCATCTGCCAGAGCGCTGGCCTTG ATGGTCTTGCAAAGAAGTTTGGTCTCACCCCAGAGCAATTTGGAGAGAACTTGCGAGACAGTTATCAGAGGCACGAAACTGAGCAGTTCCCTGCAGAGCCTTTGGAGCTGGCCAAGGACTATGTGTGCAG CCAATTCAACAGTCCTGAGGCTGTTCTGGAAGGCGCTCGCTACATGGTGGCCATGCAGATTGCCCGTGAACCTCTGGTCAGGCACGTGCTCAGACAGACCTTCCAGGAAAGGGCCAAGATTAACATCAAGCCAACTAAGAAGGGCAAGAAG GACATTGATGAGGCACACTATGCCTATTCTTTCAAGTACCTGAAGAACAAGCCTGTGAAGGAGCTCAGTGGAGATCAGTTCTTGAAGATGTGCCTGGCTGAGGAGGAAGGCCTGCTTTCCATAGACATCTGCATTGATCTTGTGGGAGTCAAAGG GTATGGAGATCAGACCTACTTTGATGAGATTAAACAGTTCTACTACAGAGATGAGTTCAGTCACCAGGTGCAGGAATGGAACAAGCAGAGAACGCTGGCCATTGAACGAGCCCTGCAGCATTTCCTATATCCTCAGATGGCCAAAGAACTCAAGAACAAGCTCATCGCAGAAGCCAAGGAGAATATCGTGAAG TCATGCTGCAAGAAGCTGTATAACTGGCTGAAGGTGGCACCATATCGGCCTGATCAGCAGGTGGAGGAGGATGATGACCTTATGGATGAGTCACAGGGAAAGGGTATCCGTGTGCTCGGGGTGGCCTTTGCTTCTGGCAG AGACACACCAGTGTTCTGCTCTCTTATTAATGGTGAGGGAGAGGTTGTGGATTTCCTCAGACTTCCTTATTTCCTGAAGAGGAGAAATGCATGGAGAGAAGATGAAAGggagaaaaag CTTCAAGACATTGAAAACCTCAAGAAATTCCTCCTTAGTAAGAAGCCACATGTTGTTGCTGTTGCCGGGGAGAATCG GGATGCTCATATGGTGATGGAGGACATTAAACGCACCATCAGTGAGCTGGAGCAGGACTCCTCTCTTCCTGTGGTGGGAGTAGAACTGGTTGACAATGAACTGGCTGTGCTTTATATGAACAGCAAGAAATCTGAG GCGGACTTCAGggactacccacctctgctgcgACAGGCTGTGTCTGTGGCTCGCAAGATTCAGGACCCCCTGGTGGAGTTTTCCCAAGTGTGCAGCAGCGATGAGGACATCCTGTGTTTAAAATTGCATCCCCTGCAG GAGCATGTGGTGAAAGAAGAGCTGTTGGGGGCTCTGTACTGTGAGTTCATAAACCGTGTGAATGAGGTTGGTGTGGATGTGAACCGAGCCATTGCTCACCCCTACACACAGAGCCTGGTCCAGTACATCTGTGGTCTGGGACCTAGAAAAGGCTCGCACCTGCTCAAG ATTCTCAAACAGAACAACACTAGGCTAGAGAACCGGACCCAGTTGGTCACCATGTGCCATATGGGACCCAAAGTCTTTATCAACTGTGCTGGCTTCATCAAGATTGACACTGCCTCTCTTGGAGACAG CACTGACTCCTATATCGAGGTCTTGGATGGTTCCCGAGTGCACCCTGAAACATATGAGTGGGCACGTAAAATGGCAGTGGATGCTCTGGAGTACGACGAGTCGGCAGAAGATGCTAACCCAGCTGGAGCGCTAGAGGAGATCCTAGAGAACCCGGAGAGGCTGAAAGACCTGGATCTGGATGCCTTTGCCGAGGAGCTGGAGAGACAG GGTTATGGTAATAAGGGGATCACACTTTATGACATCCGTGCAGAGCTTAGCTGTAGATATAAAGATTTGAGAGCCCCGTACAGGCCTCCTAACACTGAAGAGGTCTTCAACCTGCTCACCAAGGAGACACCTGAGACCTTCTATATTG GTAAACTGATCATCTGTGTGGTGACTGGCATTGCTCACAGACGGCCACAGGGTGAGAGTTACGACCAGGCCATCCGTAATGATGAAACCGGACTCTGGCAATGTCCTTTTTGCCAGCAGGACAACTTCCCTGAGCTCAGTGAG gtGTGGAATCACTTTGACAGTGGCTCCTGCCCTGGTCAAGCCATCGGTGTGAGAACCAGATTAGATAATGCCGTCATGGGCTTCATTCCAACCAAGTTTCTCAGTGACAAGGTAGTCAAGCACCCCGAGGAGAGGGTCAAG GTTGGCATGACCGTGCACTGCCGCATCATGAAGATCGACATTGAGAAGTTCAATGTGGACCTCACCTGCAGGACATCCGATCTGAGCGACAAGAACAATGAGTGGAAGCTTCCCAAAGACACCTACTATGACTTTGACACTGAGACAGATGACATTAAACAGGATGAGGAGCATAAGAAGAAACAACAGAGAACCA CTTACATTAAGCGTGTGATCGCTCACCCGTCCTTCCATAACATCAACTTCAAACAAGCGGAGAAAATGATGGAATCTATGGACCAGGGTGATGTGGTTATTCGACCCAGCAGTAAAGGGGAGAACCACCTGACGGTTACATGGAAGGTGGCTGATGGGATCTATCAGCATGTGGATGTGCGTGAGGAGGGCAAAGAGAATGCCTTCAGCCTTGGACATACTCTCTGGATCAACAATGAG GAGTTTGAGGATCTGGATGAAATCACAGCCAGATTTATTCAGCCCATGGCTGCGTTTGCACGAGATCTGCTTGGTCACAAGTACTTCCATGAGTGCAATGGCGGTGATAGGAAG aaaatacagctctggaaaaattaa
- the LOC127430486 gene encoding ras-related protein Rab-34-like, translating to MMNSLPPVKGDRIICDLPLYFTRDAAVHTKYGFYIAVREACQGQKTGFNVAKVIVVGDVAVGKTSLSNRFCKDTFDMTYKATIGVDFEMERFVVLGVPFSLQLWDTAGQERFRCIASTYYRGAQAIIVVFDLSNYNSLDSAREWLEDAMNNNDPSSVLLYLVGTKKDLSHPDQLAQMEL from the exons ATGATGAACTCTCTACCCCCTGTGAAAGGAGATAGGATCATCTGTGATCTCCCTTTg TACTTCACAAGGGACGCTGCAGTGCACACCAAATATGGCTTCTACATTGCTGTTAGAGAAGCATGTCAGGGACAGAAGACAGG ATTTAATGTAGCCAAAGTCATTGTTGTTGGTGATGTGGCAGTTGGGAAAACTAGTTTAAGTAACAG ATTCTGTAAAGACACTTTTGACATGACTTACAAAGCAACTATTGGAGTGGATTTTGAGATGGAGAGATTTGTGGTCCTCGGAGTGCCCTTCAGTTTGCAGCT GTGGGACACAGCTGGTCAGGAAAGATTTAGATGCATTGCATCCACATACTACAGAGGAGCTCAAG ccATCATTGTTGTGTTTGACCTGAGCAACTATAACTCTTTGGATAGTGCAAG AGAGTGGCTTGAAGATGCCATGAACAATAATGACCCATCTAGTGTTCTCCTCTACCTCGTTGGTACAAAGAAGGATCTTAGT CACCCAGATCAGTTGGCCCAAATGGAGCTGTGA
- the LOC127430487 gene encoding 60S ribosomal protein L23a has product MAPKAKKEAVPAKTEAKSKALKAKKAVLKGVHSQKKKKIRTTPTFRRPKTLRLRRQPKYPRKSAPRRNKLDHYAIIKFPLTTESAMKKIEDNNTLVFIVDVKANKHQIKHAVKKLYDIDVAKVNTLIRPDGEKKAYVRLAPDYDALDVANKIGII; this is encoded by the exons ATGGCCCCGAAGGCGAAGAAGGAAG CTGTCCCGGCTAAGACTGAGGCCAAGTCTAAAGCCCTAAAGGCCAAGAAGGCTGTGTTGAAGGGTGTCCACagccagaagaagaagaagatcagGACCACCCCAACCTTCCGCCGGCCTAAGACCCTGCGTCTGAGGAGACAGCCGAAGTACCCTAGGAAGAGCGCTCCACGCAGAAACAA GCTGGACCATTATGCCATCATCAAGTTCCCTCTGACCACTGAGTCAGCCATGAAGAAGATTGAGGACAATAACACTCTGGTGTTCATTGTTGATGTCAAAGCCAACAAGCATCAGATTAAACACGCCGTCAAGAAACTGTATGATATCGATGTGGCTAAAGTCAACACACTGATCAG GCCTGATGGCGAAAAGAAGGCATACGTTCGTCTTGCACCGGATTATGATGCCTTGGATGTTGCAAACAAG atCGGTATAATCTAA